TAGGAGTACCTAAATAGATACACAACAGCATAGTAGAAGTGGTGCACAATTGTGAGCATCGAGAAGCGCAGTCTCAAAGGCCAGATAAGGCTAATACTAAAGATGATGCAGATACTGGCTGAGAAGGAGCTTAACTTCAAGCAGATAGCCGAGGAGCTAGCCGTGCAGGAGAGGACAGTAAGCAAGTACGCAGAACTCCTCTATGATCTAGGCTTTGCAGACATAGAAATACGGGGCCCCAACAAGATAGTAAAGCTTACAGAAAAAGGACGATGTATAGTAAAATGCTTAGGCTAAGCCTAGCTCGCTACGCAGCTCGTCAAGGCTCATCTGCCTAATATGCTCCTTAACCAGAGTGTACCTTTTCCACGCATCCTCGAGATCCCTAGCCTTGGTGAAGACT
The window above is part of the Pyrodictium delaneyi genome. Proteins encoded here:
- a CDS encoding HTH domain-containing protein → MSIEKRSLKGQIRLILKMMQILAEKELNFKQIAEELAVQERTVSKYAELLYDLGFADIEIRGPNKIVKLTEKGRCIVKCLG